A genomic window from Pseudocitrobacter corydidari includes:
- the pepA gene encoding leucyl aminopeptidase codes for MEFSVKSGSPEKQRSACIVVGVFEPRRLSPIAEQLDKISDGYISALLRRGELEGKPGQTLLLHHVPNVLSERILLIGCGKERELDERQYKQVIQKTINTLNDTGSMEAVCFLTELHVKGRNNYWKVRQAVETAKETLYSFDQLKTNKTEPRRPLRKMVFNVPTRRELTSGERAIQHGLAIAAGIKAAKDLGNMPPNICNAAYLASQARQLADSYSKNVVTRVIGEQQMKELGMHSYLAVGHGSQNESLMSVIEYKGNASEDARPIVLVGKGLTFDSGGISIKPAEGMDEMKYDMCGAAAVYGVMRMVAELQLPINVVGVLAGCENMPGGRAYRPGDVLTTMSGQTVEVLNTDAEGRLVLCDVLTYVERFEPEAVIDVATLTGACVIALGHHITGLMSNHNPLAHELIGASEQAGDRAWRLPLADEFQDQLESNFADMANIGGRPGGAITAGCFLSRFTRKYNWAHLDIAGTAWRSGKAKGATGRPVALLSQFLLNRAGFNGEE; via the coding sequence ATGGAGTTCAGTGTAAAAAGCGGTAGCCCGGAAAAACAGCGGAGCGCCTGCATCGTGGTCGGCGTTTTTGAACCGCGCCGTCTTTCCCCGATTGCCGAACAGCTCGATAAAATCAGCGACGGCTATATCAGCGCCCTGCTGCGTCGCGGCGAACTGGAAGGTAAACCCGGCCAGACGCTGCTGCTGCACCACGTTCCGAACGTGTTGTCAGAGCGCATTCTGCTGATTGGCTGCGGTAAAGAACGCGAGCTTGATGAGCGTCAGTATAAGCAGGTCATCCAGAAAACCATCAACACCCTGAATGATACCGGGTCGATGGAAGCCGTTTGCTTCCTGACCGAGCTGCACGTTAAGGGCCGCAACAACTACTGGAAAGTGCGTCAGGCCGTAGAAACGGCAAAAGAGACGCTGTACAGCTTCGATCAGCTGAAAACCAATAAAACCGAGCCACGCCGTCCGCTGCGTAAGATGGTCTTCAACGTGCCAACCCGCCGTGAACTGACCAGCGGCGAACGTGCGATTCAGCACGGCCTGGCGATTGCCGCCGGGATTAAAGCCGCGAAAGACCTTGGCAACATGCCACCAAACATCTGTAACGCCGCGTACCTGGCATCGCAGGCACGCCAGTTGGCAGACAGCTACAGCAAGAACGTGGTAACCCGCGTGATTGGCGAGCAGCAGATGAAAGAGCTGGGCATGCACTCTTATCTGGCGGTCGGCCACGGTTCGCAGAACGAATCGCTGATGTCAGTAATTGAGTATAAAGGTAACGCCTCTGAAGATGCCCGCCCGATCGTGCTGGTCGGTAAAGGGTTGACCTTCGACTCCGGCGGCATCTCCATCAAGCCTGCCGAAGGCATGGATGAGATGAAGTACGACATGTGCGGCGCGGCGGCGGTTTACGGCGTGATGCGCATGGTGGCGGAACTTCAGCTGCCGATTAACGTGGTCGGTGTGCTGGCTGGCTGTGAAAACATGCCTGGCGGGCGCGCGTATCGCCCAGGCGACGTGCTGACCACCATGTCAGGCCAAACGGTTGAGGTGCTAAACACCGACGCCGAAGGCCGTCTGGTGCTGTGCGACGTGTTAACCTACGTTGAGCGTTTCGAGCCGGAAGCGGTTATCGATGTGGCGACGCTGACCGGCGCGTGCGTGATTGCCCTTGGCCATCACATCACCGGGCTGATGTCGAACCACAACCCGCTGGCGCACGAGCTGATTGGCGCGTCTGAGCAGGCGGGCGACCGTGCATGGCGTCTGCCGCTGGCCGACGAGTTCCAGGATCAACTGGAGTCCAACTTCGCCGATATGGCAAACATCGGTGGCCGCCCTGGCGGCGCGATTACCGCTGGCTGCTTCCTGTCGCGCTTTACCCGTAAGTACAACTGGGCGCACCTGGATATCGCCGGTACCGCATGGCGCTCCGGCAAGGCCAAAGGCGCAACCGGTCGCCCGGTCGCGCTGCTGTCGCAGTTCCTGCTCAACCGCGCCGGGTTTAACGGCGAAGAGTAA
- the holC gene encoding DNA polymerase III subunit chi: MKNATFYLLDNETTVDGLSAVEQLVCDVAAERWRSGKRVLIACEDEQQAIRLDEALWARPAESFVPHNLAGEGPRGGAPVEIAWPQKRNSSPRDILISLRLNFADFATAFTEVIDFVPYEDSLKQLARERYKAYRVAGFNLNTATWK; this comes from the coding sequence ATGAAGAATGCGACGTTCTATCTTCTGGACAACGAAACCACCGTCGATGGCTTGAGCGCCGTCGAGCAACTGGTGTGCGACGTTGCCGCAGAACGTTGGCGTAGCGGTAAGCGCGTGCTGATCGCCTGTGAGGATGAGCAGCAGGCCATCCGCCTGGATGAAGCCCTTTGGGCGCGCCCGGCGGAGAGTTTTGTGCCACATAATCTCGCGGGTGAAGGCCCACGCGGTGGTGCGCCGGTCGAGATTGCCTGGCCGCAAAAGCGTAACAGCAGCCCGCGCGATATACTGATCAGTCTGCGACTCAATTTCGCAGATTTTGCCACCGCTTTCACAGAAGTGATAGACTTCGTTCCTTACGAAGATTCGCTTAAACAACTGGCGCGCGAACGATACAAAGCTTACCGCGTGGCTGGTTTCAACCTGAACACGGCAACCTGGAAATAA